The Streptomyces sp. NBC_00162 genome window below encodes:
- the macS gene encoding MacS family sensor histidine kinase, with the protein MAKRERVVRMSVEQPLWRALTAYRLLTMLYAVGLFAAAYKRFDRPEIAAGYLAVLVVWTLATHRKVANATSCTKRFLGADLTVAVVGILLTPLADTAERIAGGGPTLPSIWTAGSVLAFAIKGGWRWAGFASTFVAAANILIHGGEPTRDTLHNVLLVWVASIAIGYVVEVARASEATLARALEIEAATRERERLARDIHDGVLQVLAMVQRRGTELGGEAAELGRMAGEQEVALRTLVSSGLVHPSRVSRDESRGALVDAYEVDEPGADEGELDLRTLLAQHAGCSVSFAEPGTPVPLPVPAAKELAAAVGAALDNVRKHAGEGARAWILLEDWGDEVIVTVRDDGPGIPAGRLDQAEGEGRMGVALSIRGRLRDLGGSAELVSVPGQGTEVELKVPRGRTQ; encoded by the coding sequence ATGGCGAAACGCGAACGCGTCGTACGGATGTCGGTCGAGCAGCCGCTCTGGCGCGCCCTGACGGCGTACCGGCTGCTGACCATGCTCTACGCGGTGGGGCTGTTCGCCGCCGCCTACAAGAGGTTCGACCGCCCGGAGATAGCGGCGGGCTACCTCGCCGTCCTCGTGGTCTGGACCCTCGCCACCCACCGCAAGGTGGCGAACGCCACCAGCTGCACCAAGCGCTTCCTCGGCGCCGACCTCACGGTCGCCGTCGTCGGGATCCTGCTCACCCCGCTCGCCGACACCGCCGAGCGGATCGCCGGCGGCGGCCCCACCCTCCCCAGCATCTGGACCGCGGGCTCGGTCCTCGCCTTCGCCATCAAGGGCGGCTGGCGCTGGGCCGGCTTCGCCTCCACCTTCGTGGCCGCGGCCAACATCCTCATCCACGGCGGCGAGCCCACCCGGGACACCCTGCACAACGTCCTCCTGGTCTGGGTCGCCTCGATAGCGATCGGCTACGTCGTCGAGGTGGCCAGGGCCAGTGAGGCCACCCTCGCCCGCGCCCTGGAGATCGAGGCGGCCACCCGCGAGCGCGAGCGCCTCGCCCGCGACATCCACGACGGGGTCCTCCAGGTCCTCGCCATGGTCCAGCGGCGCGGCACCGAACTGGGCGGCGAAGCCGCCGAGCTGGGCCGGATGGCCGGGGAACAGGAGGTGGCGCTGCGCACGCTGGTATCCAGCGGGCTGGTGCACCCCTCCCGGGTCTCCCGCGACGAGTCGCGGGGCGCGCTGGTGGACGCGTACGAGGTGGACGAGCCCGGCGCGGACGAAGGCGAGCTGGACCTGCGCACGCTGCTCGCCCAGCACGCCGGGTGCAGCGTGAGCTTCGCCGAACCGGGCACCCCGGTGCCGCTGCCGGTGCCGGCGGCGAAGGAGCTGGCCGCGGCCGTCGGCGCCGCCCTCGACAACGTGCGCAAGCACGCCGGGGAAGGGGCCCGTGCCTGGATCCTGCTCGAGGACTGGGGCGACGAGGTGATCGTGACCGTCCGGGACGACGGCCCGGGCATTCCGGCGGGCAGGCTCGACCAGGCGGAGGGCGAGGGCCGGATGGGAGTGGCCCTGTCCATCCGCGGCCGGCTGCGTGACCTCGGCGGCAGCGCCGAGCTGGTGTCCGTCCCCGGGCAGGGCACCGAGGTGGAACTGAAAGTACCGAGGGGGAGGACCCAGTGA
- a CDS encoding response regulator has product MVVDDHPMWRDAVARDLAAAGFDLVATAGDGAEAVRRARAVTPHVLVLDLNLPGMPGVQVCKELVGANPALRVLVLSASGEHADVLEAVKSGATGYLMKSAGAQELIDAVRRTAAGDPVFTPGLAGLVLGEYRRLATDPAPAASDDAKAPQLTDRETEVLRLVAKGLSYKQIAERLVISHRTVQNHVQNTLGKLQLHNRVELVRYAIERGLDDA; this is encoded by the coding sequence ATGGTCGTCGACGACCATCCGATGTGGCGGGACGCGGTCGCCCGCGACCTGGCCGCCGCCGGCTTCGACCTGGTGGCCACCGCCGGGGACGGCGCCGAGGCGGTGCGCCGGGCCCGCGCCGTCACCCCCCACGTCCTGGTCCTCGACCTCAACCTCCCCGGCATGCCCGGGGTCCAGGTCTGCAAGGAGCTGGTGGGGGCCAACCCCGCCCTGCGGGTCCTCGTCCTGTCGGCCAGCGGTGAGCACGCGGACGTCCTGGAGGCGGTGAAGTCCGGTGCGACCGGCTACCTGATGAAGTCCGCCGGTGCCCAGGAGCTGATCGACGCGGTCCGCCGCACGGCGGCCGGCGATCCGGTGTTCACCCCGGGCCTGGCCGGGCTGGTGCTCGGCGAGTACCGGCGCCTCGCCACCGACCCGGCGCCGGCCGCCTCCGACGACGCGAAGGCACCGCAACTGACCGACCGGGAGACCGAGGTGCTGCGGCTGGTGGCCAAGGGGCTCTCGTACAAGCAGATCGCGGAGCGGCTGGTCATCTCCCACCGCACGGTGCAGAACCACGTCCAGAACACCCTGGGCAAACTCCAGCTGCACAACCGCGTGGAGCTCGTCCGGTACGCGATCGAGCGGGGCCTCGACGACGCGTAG
- a CDS encoding 6-phosphofructokinase encodes MKVGVLTGGGDCPGLNAVIRAVVRKGEQEYGYGFIGFKDGWRGAVEGATVPLDIPAVRGILPRGGTILGSSRTNPFKTENGVRGIKENLAKYEVDALIAIGGEDTLGVAAKLYEEYGIPCVGVPKTIDNDLSATDYTFGFDTAVGIATEAIDRLHTTAESHMRVLVVEVMGRHAGWIALHSGLAGGANVILIPEQRFDIDQVCAWVTSRFKASYAPIVVVAEGAMPTDGELVLKDATKDSFGHVRLSGVGEWLAKEIEARTGKEARTTVLGHIQRGGTPSAFDRWLATRFGLHAIDAVRDGDFGKMVALKGTDIVRVPIAEATARLKTVDPALYKEVGVFFG; translated from the coding sequence ATGAAGGTCGGAGTGCTGACCGGCGGCGGCGACTGCCCCGGGCTCAACGCGGTGATCAGGGCCGTCGTCCGCAAGGGCGAGCAGGAGTACGGCTACGGGTTCATCGGATTCAAGGACGGCTGGCGGGGCGCGGTCGAAGGGGCCACGGTCCCCCTCGACATCCCCGCCGTCCGCGGGATCCTGCCCCGGGGCGGCACCATCCTCGGGTCCTCGCGCACCAACCCGTTCAAGACGGAGAACGGCGTCCGCGGCATCAAGGAAAACCTCGCCAAGTACGAGGTGGACGCGCTCATCGCGATCGGCGGCGAGGACACCCTCGGGGTCGCGGCCAAGCTGTACGAGGAGTACGGCATCCCCTGCGTCGGCGTGCCGAAGACCATCGACAACGACCTCTCCGCGACGGACTACACCTTCGGCTTCGACACCGCCGTCGGCATCGCGACCGAGGCCATCGACCGGCTGCACACCACGGCCGAGTCGCACATGCGGGTCCTGGTCGTCGAGGTGATGGGCCGGCACGCCGGCTGGATCGCCCTGCACTCGGGGCTCGCGGGCGGCGCCAACGTCATCCTCATCCCGGAACAGCGCTTCGACATCGACCAGGTCTGTGCCTGGGTGACCTCCCGGTTCAAGGCGAGCTACGCGCCGATTGTGGTGGTCGCGGAAGGCGCGATGCCCACGGACGGGGAGCTGGTCCTCAAGGACGCCACCAAGGACTCCTTCGGGCACGTCCGGCTGTCGGGCGTGGGTGAGTGGCTGGCCAAGGAGATCGAGGCGCGGACCGGGAAGGAGGCCCGTACGACGGTGCTCGGGCACATCCAGCGGGGCGGTACGCCGAGCGCCTTCGACCGGTGGCTGGCGACCCGCTTCGGCCTGCACGCGATCGACGCGGTGCGCGACGGGGACTTCGGCAAGATGGTCGCCCTCAAGGGGACGGACATCGTGCGGGTGCCGATCGCCGAGGCCACGGCGAGGCTGAAGACGGTGGACCCGGCGCTGTACAAGGAGGTCGGGGTCTTCTTCGGCTGA
- a CDS encoding 2-hydroxyacid dehydrogenase has product MEILAFGVTADERPLLERAFAGQHEVRCLDVFMREDTAPIAAGYEIVSSSVNADLNGRVLRTLAAGGTKLIAQRSTGFNNIDLDVARQLGMTVSRVSYYSPYSVAEFAWTLAMAVNRRIVRASNRTRDFDFRLNGLMGRDMRGRTVGVLGTGKIGEAFTRIAHGFGMNLLGWDVAHNPACVELGMKYVDKDELLASSDLVSLHVPLLESTHHIIDSAALRLMRDDAILVNSSRGGLVDTDALVAELRAGRFAGVGLDVYEAEAGVFFLDKSLEPVEDDTLARLVTFPHVVVTSHQAYYTTDAVGQIIDTTVANVADYLAGRRSENTLVPAP; this is encoded by the coding sequence GTGGAGATCCTGGCATTCGGTGTGACCGCCGACGAGCGGCCGCTCCTGGAGCGCGCCTTCGCGGGGCAGCACGAGGTGCGCTGCCTCGACGTCTTCATGAGAGAGGACACCGCGCCCATCGCGGCCGGCTACGAGATCGTCTCCTCCAGCGTGAACGCGGACCTGAACGGCCGGGTGCTGCGGACCCTGGCGGCGGGCGGGACGAAGCTGATCGCCCAGCGCTCCACGGGCTTCAACAACATCGACCTGGACGTGGCCCGGCAGCTGGGCATGACGGTCAGCCGGGTCTCGTACTACTCGCCCTACTCGGTGGCCGAGTTCGCGTGGACCCTGGCGATGGCCGTGAACCGGCGCATCGTCCGGGCCTCGAACCGGACCCGGGACTTCGACTTCCGGCTGAACGGGCTGATGGGCCGGGACATGCGCGGCCGGACGGTGGGCGTGCTCGGCACCGGCAAGATCGGCGAGGCGTTCACCCGGATCGCACACGGCTTCGGGATGAACCTGCTGGGCTGGGACGTCGCGCACAACCCGGCGTGCGTGGAGCTCGGCATGAAGTACGTGGACAAGGATGAGCTGCTCGCCTCCTCGGACCTGGTCAGCCTGCACGTACCGCTGCTGGAGTCCACCCACCACATCATCGACTCGGCAGCGCTGCGGCTGATGCGGGACGACGCGATCCTGGTGAACTCCAGCCGCGGCGGGCTGGTGGACACGGACGCGCTGGTCGCGGAGCTGCGGGCGGGCCGCTTCGCCGGGGTCGGCCTCGACGTCTACGAGGCCGAGGCCGGGGTGTTCTTCCTGGACAAGTCCCTGGAACCCGTCGAGGACGACACCCTGGCCCGGCTCGTCACGTTCCCGCACGTGGTGGTGACCTCGCACCAGGCGTACTACACGACGGACGCGGTGGGCCAGATCATCGACACCACCGTCGCCAACGTCGCCGATTACCTGGCCGGCCGCCGCTCCGAGAACACCCTCGTCCCGGCTCCGTAG
- a CDS encoding chorismate-binding protein: MNLSRLLDDSCPPFALLRRRTPGRDHDTVEVLLGAVHEAERLADLPVGELPTLALVPFRQIRERGFDVRDDGTPLSVLVAEEAYEIPLAEALDALPAHRVRVEGGGFDVPDAAYADTVERVIRDEIGRGEGANFVIRRTYEGRIDGFGRADALALFRRLLLGERGAYWTYVVHTGGSTLVGASPEVHVRMSGGTVVMNPISGTYRYPAGGPTAESLLSFLGDRKETEELSMVVDEELKMMCTVGDMGGVVVGPRLKEMSHLAHTEYELRGRSSLDVREVLRETMFAATVTGSPVQNACRVIERYETGGRGYYAGALALLGLDAAGAQTLDSPILIRTADIDGDGVLRVPVGATLVRHSDPAGEVAETHAKVAGVLAALGVRAAAPRPAFEGARLADDPRVRAALAARRADLAPFWLRMQEQPAALTGHALVVDGEDTFTAMLAHVLRVAGLEVTVRRYDDPGLRAAALAWDGPVVLGPGPGNPADAEDPKMRMLRGLAGDLLAGHRQGLVGICLGHELLAAELGLPLVRKAEPAQGAQTRIDLFGEQEVVGFYNTYTARCDDAAAADLAARGVEVSRDPATGEVHAIRSAAAGFAGVQFHPESVLTLRGADLLRELLTGVMAYGAGTRVFSERRPAR, encoded by the coding sequence TGAACCTCAGCCGACTGCTCGACGACTCCTGCCCGCCGTTCGCCCTGCTGCGCCGGCGGACGCCCGGCCGCGACCACGACACCGTCGAGGTGCTGCTCGGCGCGGTCCATGAGGCCGAGCGCCTCGCCGACCTGCCCGTCGGAGAGCTGCCCACCCTCGCCCTGGTCCCCTTCCGGCAGATCCGGGAGCGCGGATTCGACGTACGCGACGACGGCACGCCACTGAGCGTGCTGGTCGCCGAGGAGGCGTACGAGATCCCGCTCGCCGAGGCGCTGGACGCCCTGCCCGCCCACCGGGTCCGGGTCGAGGGCGGCGGCTTCGACGTCCCCGACGCCGCGTACGCGGACACCGTCGAACGCGTCATCCGGGACGAGATCGGGCGCGGGGAGGGCGCCAACTTCGTCATCCGGCGCACCTACGAGGGCCGGATCGACGGCTTCGGCCGGGCCGACGCCCTCGCCCTGTTCCGGCGGCTCCTGCTCGGCGAGCGGGGCGCGTACTGGACCTACGTCGTCCACACGGGCGGGAGCACGCTGGTCGGGGCCAGCCCGGAGGTCCACGTACGGATGTCGGGCGGCACGGTGGTGATGAACCCGATCAGCGGCACCTACCGGTATCCCGCCGGGGGCCCGACGGCCGAGTCGCTCCTCTCCTTCCTCGGCGACCGCAAGGAGACCGAGGAGCTGTCGATGGTGGTCGACGAGGAGCTCAAGATGATGTGCACCGTCGGCGACATGGGCGGGGTCGTCGTCGGGCCCCGGCTGAAGGAGATGTCCCACCTCGCGCACACCGAGTACGAGCTGCGCGGCCGGTCCTCGCTGGACGTGCGGGAGGTGCTGCGGGAGACGATGTTCGCGGCGACGGTGACCGGCTCGCCGGTGCAGAACGCCTGCCGGGTGATCGAGCGGTACGAGACCGGCGGCCGCGGCTACTACGCGGGAGCGCTGGCCCTGCTCGGACTCGACGCCGCCGGGGCGCAGACGCTGGACTCCCCCATCCTGATCCGCACCGCCGACATCGACGGGGACGGGGTGCTGCGGGTGCCGGTCGGCGCCACCCTCGTACGGCACTCCGATCCGGCGGGCGAGGTGGCGGAGACGCACGCGAAGGTGGCAGGGGTGCTGGCGGCGCTGGGCGTTCGGGCGGCGGCGCCCCGCCCGGCCTTCGAGGGGGCGCGGCTGGCGGACGATCCCCGGGTGCGGGCGGCCCTGGCGGCCCGGCGGGCGGACCTGGCTCCCTTCTGGCTGCGCATGCAGGAGCAGCCGGCCGCGCTGACCGGCCACGCGCTGGTGGTGGACGGCGAGGACACCTTCACCGCGATGCTGGCTCACGTGCTGCGGGTGGCCGGGCTGGAGGTGACCGTACGCCGCTACGACGACCCGGGACTGCGGGCGGCGGCCCTGGCCTGGGACGGGCCGGTCGTGCTGGGCCCGGGCCCGGGGAACCCGGCGGACGCGGAGGACCCGAAGATGCGGATGCTGCGCGGGCTGGCCGGCGATCTGCTGGCGGGGCACCGGCAGGGGCTGGTCGGGATCTGCCTGGGCCACGAGCTGCTGGCGGCCGAACTCGGGCTCCCGCTGGTCCGCAAGGCGGAACCGGCGCAGGGGGCACAGACCCGGATCGACCTGTTCGGGGAGCAGGAGGTGGTCGGGTTCTACAACACCTACACCGCGCGCTGCGACGACGCCGCGGCCGCTGACCTCGCCGCGCGGGGTGTCGAGGTCTCCCGCGACCCCGCCACGGGCGAGGTCCACGCCATCCGCTCCGCCGCGGCCGGCTTCGCGGGGGTCCAGTTCCACCCGGAGTCCGTCCTCACCCTGCGCGGCGCGGACCTGCTGCGCGAGCTCCTGACGGGGGTCATGGCCTACGGAGCCGGGACGAGGGTGTTCTCGGAGCGGCGGCCGGCCAGGTAA